DNA sequence from the Coffea arabica cultivar ET-39 chromosome 11c, Coffea Arabica ET-39 HiFi, whole genome shotgun sequence genome:
GAAACATATGATGCATGGGCCATGTGGTGAGAAAAAACCTGATAATGTATGTATACAGGGTGCATCAAAGAAGTCTTGCAAGAATAATTATCCAAAAGCATGGGCAGAAAAAACTACACATTCTCAAAATTTATATCCAACATACAAAAGAAGAAATGAcgggaaaaaaattttggttcgaGGACACTACTTAGACAACAGATGGGTAGTGCCATACAATGCTTATCTGTTGGCTAAATTCAATTGTCATAGAACGTAGAAATTTGCTCCACAATTATGGCTGTGAAGTTTGTGTATAAGTATATATACAAAGGCCATACAAGGATACATTTTCAAGTGAATTCAGATGATGGAGCAAATATTGTTGATGAAATCAAAGAATATCAGTCAGCACGGTGGGTATGTGCAGCTGAAGCAATGTGGAGAATATACAGATTTCATCTTTATGAAATGCAGCCTGGTGTAATACAACTTCAACTCCACCTAGAAAACTTTCAATCTATGCTATTTCGACCAAATGACAGTCTTGACAATATATTAAGTAacaattttgcaaaaaaaaactATGCTCACCCAATTTTTCCGAATGAATGCTACAGATGATTTTGCAAAAAGTCTCAAATGTACCTACAAAGAGTTTCCTGAGCATTTTGTGTGGTATCCAAGTTCCAAATCTTGGCAAcctagaaaacaaaaagattcTATAGTCAAACTTGTTGCAGCAAATCCCCTTGAAGGTGAACGGTACTTCCTAAAACTCCTTTTACTGCATGTTAGAGCTCCAACTTcttatgatgatttaaaaactgtAAACGGAGTACATGTTACTACATTTCGCGAAGCAGCTGTGCTTAGAGGATATTTAGAATCAAATAACTCACAAGATGAATGTCTACAAGAAGCTGCTGTTTATCATATGCCATATAGTCTAAGAAGGTTGTTTGCAACATTGTTGGTATATTTTACCCCCTCAAACCCAAGATCCCTATGGCTGAAATTTGAAGAATCATTGTCTGAAGATTACAATAGACTCCCAAACATAACCAAAAATGATATTCAATTTAAAGTTCTGCATCAAATAAGCACTTTTTTAGAGTCTATGAGTCGTAATATAAACAGCTATGGACTGGTGCCAAGAGTACTCAAATTTTATGACTCAAACACAGATACAAGAGATACAATTAGTGAAACAGAGATTAAAGTTTCAGAGGATGACTTGGTATCAATTACTAAACTTAATCTTGGTCAAAAAGTAGCTTTTGATACCATAATGCAGGCATTATACATTAAAGGAAAAGGATGTTTCTTTATAGATGGACCAGGTGGCACAGGAAAAACATTTCTTTATCGAGCATTATTAGCTGAAGTACGGTCAAAAGGCTTTATAGCATTAGCTACCGCTTCTTGTGGAGTTGCAGCATCAATATTACCAGGAGGTAGAACAGCACACTCTCGATTCAAGATTCCAATTGATATGAATTCAGTTAACATGTGTAAAATTAGTAAACAAAGTGCACTTGCTAAACTAATTCAAGCAGCTAAACTTATCATTTGGGATAAAGCTCCAATGGCACACAAAACTGGTATAGAAGGTGTGGATACGCTACTAAAAGATTTAATGGGTTCTTTTGAATTATTTGGCTAAAAAATTATGGTTTTTGGCGGTGATTTTAGACAAGTTCTCCTTGTTGTCACTAAAGGTTCAAAGGAAGATTTTGTACAAGCTAGCTTAGTAACTTCATACATTTGGCCACAACTTCATAAACTATACCTCACAGATAACATGAGAGCAATATCAGATCCAGAATTCACAGATTACCTTCTCCGAATAGGAAATGGACTAGAACCAGTAATAAAAGGGTTAAAAGTAAAGATCCCTCTCCCACTATTGATACCATACAAAAGTGAAACAGAATCAATTTTTGAACTTATCAAAACAGTTTACCCAGATTTAACTGCTTTTTCCAATGATGATTTTTCATTGATAAATCGAGCAATCCCTActacaaaaaatgaatttgttGATATGTTAAACAACTTGTTAATTAACATTTTTCCAGGTGAGGCTCAAGAATATATTAGTCGTGATATTTCAGAACAAGGCCTATTTGAAGATTTTCTGAATAGCTTAACGCCCAATgctttccccccccccccataATCTTATTCTAAAACCAAATTGCCCAATAATTCTTCTCAGAAACATTGATCCCCCAGAAGGTTTATGCAATGGAACAAGGCTAACATGTAAATCTTTAACTAACAATATTATTGATGTAGTTATAAGTGCTGGAGAATTCAAAGGCAAACAAGTCTTTTTACATAGAATATCTTTTCGAATAGAAAATAATCCTAATTGTCCAATGTCATTTGAAAGAGTTCAATTTCCAGTGTGCCTATGCTTTGCAATCACAATTAATAAGGCTCAAGGTCAAACCTTAGATTTTGTCGGTATATACTTACGTGAACCAGTTTTTTCACATGGCCAACTATATGTTGCTTTATCAAGAGCAAAAAGCAGCAATTGTGTAAAGATTCTTATACAGCCTTCTCCCTTTGATCTAACAGTTGACTATGCTACCAATAACATAGTATACAAACATATTTTACAGCTTGCAAATCATGACCTTTCATAATTATTGATTACAAGATTGTCAGATTCATATTCATTGCACTTATTCATAATCAGAATCCACCAGCAATTCATGCTTAACTTTCTTGTACTAAAATACCTATTTTTCGATACCGCCTCAATTTTTAAGCCAACTGATGTTTCAGTATATATGATAAGAAAATTCTTGTATTAAGATATAGCATTAACTAGAGCTTATGCTTCATTTATAATGCAAATAATGTTAAATCTTTCACAAATGCTGCTCCATTTTTGAGTTAGCTCATACTTTTACAAATGTCCCTAGGAAATATTCAAAAAACAGAGGTTAGTGTTCATACATTTCATCTGCCCTTATTACTGATTCTTGTAGTCATATATTCAGAATATTCATTATATATTAACATTACTCATTCTTGTAATTGTATGTTCAGAAAATTGATTACTAAGTGTTTATCGTTTTTGCAGTGAAAATGTATATAAAGATGAGAACTCTGATCAAACTCAGAGGCAAGTACCTACATTGCTGACCTCAAAGACTCAAAGACGCTTTTTTGTTGGAAGTTTTTGTTTTAAAGCCTACTTCTACAGACTGCTCATCTCCTTCATTAATATTTTAGCATTCATTTTATCAGGTTATATAAAATGCATTTGAAGAATAGGAGGCATAAGTTCTTTTTGCTTTCATATGTGTTCATTATTTATAACAAATCTTTTTCTCCCCTCTCAGgtcttttgttatttgaataaaCTAAATCACTCATTGTTGTGATTCCTTGGAGCTGACCTTCTATTCAATGTATCAGAAGATGCGGATTATGTCCGGACTATTCTAGGTAGCATGTTATTATTGAATTCTGCCTTCTAAATTTGTTAAGTATTTCTATGTATTGCATCTATAACAAAATAAATCATGGTTAGATAAATACTGATTTTGCACTATAAAGTAGCACTGGTATTACATAACTTAACTAAGGCTGTTATGTAATTCTTTATGTTTTAAATAGGTTGATCCATTCAATCAGAGATTCTGACCTCAAAACTAAGGCTGCTGAGTCAAATAAAGCAGCAAAGATAGATGCAAGATCAAGTCATTATTGAAAGGATGCTTGATATGTGACAGCccaaccttcccctaaggcgaaccaaaggggttagtggactgcctgcccaactctcgccagaactaacgGTGAAGTTTAGAgtgatctaatacgttccggaacatacaaacgcgcgtaaacaagtcaaaatcaaaaaaataaaaaaaaaaacgaaaccagagccggtcatgaatagtaaccgacacgtcaaaatcccaCCAAGCATCCATCCACAtttatatgttgaaattaagcatatacaatccaaagtggcatacaaaagttattcaaaagttgatacatgtacggtttgccaaatcaaaagagaaaacggaccccaaaagtacatttagggtttcaatcaaggagatatacaaaagatatgcccacctagctcaattcggcaaccaactagcaaatccagtccaaaagtatttattttcctataaggaaaacaaaagggaatagagtgagcttacgcccagtgagataataccactcaagcagcaaagttcacataaacataaagcttttcattccaattcatcaaaagtaaacaaagacaCACATGAAatgtggtgataaaaggatacggtggctctcaagagcccttttccccgTTTgtattcttgatcggatctcattgaccctccatcaatgtttaaaagtaaccaaccgtaggctccactttacttccatcccttccacccaacatacccctaccggatccgaactccaaacagtagaaatttggtaatactcgaatataccggaatcaagagtctcactactacaaaattccatataacagtccccatggctcgtcaattttcacgaccaagccctcgccggctcgatccaatcgactaccaatggggttgagctcagtcgtatcagtaatggtcgttggatactcgtccaagcgacaccaaaATCATGAACCAATTCAAtatttcatgtatcattcaatcatttcagtaaaacagtagacagtcatatgagataccaaatgggtgagggcgatcaagtacaccctcacttaatTAAGTTCAAcggagcaaataagccttcaaggcatcaagttcacatataccaaagccacattgtaaacaacaagtgagtggtacactcaccaagcaagcaaatgatatttcatacacCACCGCCCAAAAAGCGTCttggaccaccgtcacgtcctaaaacattcaaataagcacaacaagacTCGATTACcggtcataaaccaattccaaataccaccaaatagggttccataagaatgtataagcactagagtaaaccagaaaaatccagaaatggaattaagctttaacccaaaaaaaacagtttttgacatcattttacgattttggcaccattgacactacaattatcggatggaggtgtaagacaccgtttcgaagctaagagatagggctacaaagTTACAGAAGGctactctgtccagtttcgagtgtaaccaggtcaaaaatgtaatatactacaccagaaccgtaaaaataggttcacaaaccgcattctggttcaaacatcataagtcaggctacctaagtccaaattaggtgattccaaagccatccaaaagctaagatacaagactacaattcatcagaagacatcaacaaccaaatcagaagcattcccactcaaattaaccaatcacagacgcaattatcaaattcgggtagaaacagggcagcaggggtaattcagtcttttcacaagctacattgctccgattgacctgaaattttgtaggaatctctaaaatatcattccctataactttcatgttttaatccaaggccaattcggcctataactatGAGGTACTGTGACGAGCAGAATGTAAattaatgaaaccctaactttccaaatttctttccaaagcagaaatttcttgTAATTAACCACCATTTACACCTCCTAggttcattctagatcatttccccTCTTCATACCaagccacaacatatgaatcatattaaatcagaaaaatcatcaataattataaaacttcaccaaatgcaaccaaaatcaagatataatccacaaaattccctcttaggctaccacaattCATAAATTAAACATCgttagatggaggagaggggttccttcactactcaccttagtaatacaagagagggagcaactaatcccctgagccttccaaacaactccactaaacacctcacaatcactcacttaagggtttctatggaacaaagtaagattaaatggttgagttattggatttgagcaagagtagagctaggaatttggagagttttcctttctttcttcaagGAAGAGAGCCGGCCTCAAGCTTGTAAatttgagggatttttggtcaattttttagttgttttaaacaaatggtaaagttatgaatagtagtcaaacttaagaattaatcttatggtgacacttgtcaccctatttaatgcatctctatctttttgttcctctcacaccaatccacttggtaacctctaattatctcttaacacccggtaaattaaatccagtatccaaaacttaatctaactGGCCgcatttttccgaacttttcgccctagtgggtcccacgtccggtatacgctcttaatttctcaaaatctaaccgatactagaaaaatcatctaaaaactatatttacttataaaaattatcgggaaaaattttcctaataaagaaaatgcagaaaacatgccattaatgagaaaaatcctagaaaatgagaaaattacgggttctcacatgatAAGTACGTAAACTTCTGAAACATTACATTTTACtatagatttcaaattttttctcaTTATCTCATTTTTGGACCTCCCTGTAGGTATATAATTAACAGAAGATATCAATAAGCTATAGTTATATATTCAGAAAATTCATTATATATTAACATTACTAATTCTTGTAATTGTATATTCAGAAAATTGATTACTAAGTGTTTATCATTTTTGCAGTGAAAATGTATATAAAGATGAGAACTCTGATGAGACTCAGAGGCAAGTACCTACATTACTAACCTCAAAGATTCAAAGACGTTTTTTTGTTGGAAGTTTCTGTTTTAAAGCCCACTTCTACAGACTCCTCATCTCCTTCATTAATATTTTAGCATTCATTTTATCAGGTTATATAAAATGCATTTGAAGTATAGGAAGCATAAGTTCTTTTTGCTTTCATATGTGTTCATTATTTAGAACAAATCTTTATCTCCCCTCTCAGgtcttttgttatttgaataaaCTAAATCACTCATTGTTGTGATTCCCTGGAGTTGACCTTCTATTCAATGTATCAGAAGATGCATATTATGTCTGGATTATTCTAGGTAGCATGTTATTATTGAATTCTGCCTTCTAAATTTGTTAAGTATTTCTATGTATTGCATCTATAACAAAataaatcatgattagataaatACTGATTTTGCACTATAAAGTAGCACTGGTATTACATAACTTAACTAAGGCTGTTATGTAATTCTTCATGTCTTAAATAGGTTGATCCATTCAATCAGAGATTCTGACCTCAAAACTAAGGCTGCTGAGTCAAATAAAGCAGCAAAGATAGATGCAAGACCAAGTCATTATTGAAAGGATGCTTGATAAGTACGTAAACTTCTGAAACATTACATTATACTAtagatttcaaaattttctcattATCTCATTTTTGGACCTTCCTGTAGGTATATAATTAACATAAGATATCAATAAGCTGTGAGAATAAGCATGAAATACTAAAGATTGGATAAGCTTCAACAAGCACTTATAAGAAGTGACAACGTTCAAGTAACCATATACTATTGTAATCACGTCTCTCACAATTTTGCCAGCTCTAGAAAATATCAACGTCATGTGATTATATCTATCCAACTACTTGAGATCTCaaaatttgagaaattctaACCTCAACTACTTTAATGCACATGTCACCTGATTTTCTGctgtatttgaaaaactcttAAGAACAAAAAGCAAGAATGGTCCTTTATTGGGATTTCAAATAGCATTTAACCTTATAGAGAATGAATGCTGTCTCGAGAGACTTCTATACACTTGACATTGCAATTCTTATATAGTTATAATGACTAAGacatttttcctattttcttttttttcttctcaagaTAGTTTCTCAGTTTACTAGATTTCTTTGGAATATTTcactaattgttacctttttGCATGTCGGATTGCATTTTGTAATTCTCAACACAATAAAGCAATCTGTTTAGATCAGAAATAATATTTGTCATAATACAACTATACACACTAATAGCATTATGGATGCCGTCACAACTGTGAACACATTACTGTGCACCTATTTTCATCATTGTTTTATATGCTACATAATGATAAAAGTTATTATTTCTATCTAACATTTTGTATTTGTTTAAACTATCAGAACTGGCTCACTAGGGCTACAAATTGGACTAAGTTTAGCGCAACAGCACTACAAGTTATTAACAGAGGCCATCTACATCAAGGAAAATCACTAATACATCCTTGTCACACAGTGGAACTGGTAGTCGTGGCTGCCCATATTCAGAAATATAAGCATTGTCTACTATGAGGAAGGCATGAATCAGTTCCTCTGTGATAATGTAACAAATACTAACGCTGAGGTATTTGTCTTATTGCATTATGTAAAAAAGTACCTATATTTATGTTTCCATTTTctgtctttttttaaaaaaatcgtCTCCTACACGTTATTCAGTATAGTACCTACCTTAGCAGTATTGGAAACTCCTAACGAAGATTTTTTCATGATATCAAAAATGTCGTGTAAAAACTTAATAAATTAAAAGCTATGATATATTTCTATAGTTAAAAGCTTAATGAATTCCATAATCTATTTCTAGAATTAAAAACTAAatgaattctttttctttttgacagtTTATGGAACAGAAGCAGCACATTATCGATAAATGTATGCATTAGTGTTGGCTTACAATGAAACTTCAAGCAGTGTTGTCTTACGTTTAGACTTAGCACTTGTTTATGGTTTATGTTTAGAAAATTCATTATATATTAACATTGCTCATTCTTATAATTGCATGTTCAGAAAATTAATTACTAACTGTTTATTGTTTTGCAACAAGAGTGTATATGAAAATGAGCTATATTACTAGCCTCAAAGATTCAAAGATGcctttttgttggaaaattttcttttaaagcCTACTTCTACAGACAACTCAACTCCTTGATTAATATTTTAGCATTCATTTTACCAGGTTATGTAAAATGCATTTGAAGAATAAGAAGCATAAGTTTTTTTTGCTTTCGTATATGTTCATTATTCATAACAAACCTTTTTATTGTTGAATTTTGCCTTCTAAATTTGTTATGTATTTCTATCTATTGCAtctataagaaaataaatcatggCTAGATAAATACTGATTTTGAAGTATAAAGTGGCGCTGGTATTACATAAGCTAACTATGCATTTCTTTTTAACCATGCCATACACATCTTACTTTATTTTCTACTATATCCTTTTATCTCAGCTAAAGCTATAGACAAACGTCCTCATCTCAAGACTAAAGCTGCCGAGTGAAATAAAGCACCAAACATAGATCCAAGATCAAAGGCCATTGTTCAAAGGATGCTTGATAAGTATGTAAGCTTCTGAAACACTAGATTATACTATAAATTTGAACTTTCTCTCCTTATCTCATTCTTAAAACTCCCTCTAGGTATATAATTAACAAAAGATATCAATAAACtgtaagaaaaaatataaaacaccagaaattggataagcTTTAGCAAGCACTTATACAAAGTGACAACATTCAAGTAACCCTATACGATTGTAATCATGTCTGTCACAATCTTGTCAACTCTAGAAAATATCAGCGTGATGTGATTATATCTATCTAATTCATTCTTCTAAATCTTATTTCTAATTGTAAAAAATGTTGGTCCAAGTGTAACAGATAtcaaaatttcagaaattctAACCTCAAGTACTTTAATACATATGTCACCTGATTATTTAAGCATATGTTAGTTTCTCATGTTTTTGGATAGACCAGAAGACATTGCTGCTGTATTTGAGAAACTCTTAAGAACAAAAAGCAAGAATGATGGTTTATTGGGATTTCAAATAGCATTTGACCTTGTACAGAATGAACACCAAGCTTATCTTTTGAAAATGACGGACTAACTTTTCAGTCCCAAGAAAGATATTCAGATAACAGAGGGTAATCAAAATTCTGAAGGAAACTATTTATGCTacaaagttatcaaaaataaaagggatgcTGTCTTGAGAGACTTCCATACAGTTGACATTGCAATTCTTATATAGTTATAATAAGTAACacatttttcctattttcttttcttttcttcccaagATGCTTTCTCAGTTTACTACATTTCTTTGAAACATTTGACTAATTGTTAACTTTTAGCATATTACATTGCATTTCATAATTCTCAACACAATAAAGCAATCTGTTAAGATGAGAAATAATATTTTAGTTAGCAGAAGATAAGATGTGCATAATAGTTTAAAAACATGGTTAGTTAGTTCAAAATAAGATTTGAGTAATGCCTGCGTGAATCATTAATTGATCGCTCAATAACATTTAGTAAATCAAATTTGATTACAATGAAAAAAACATCAAAGAGAAATAGCAAATAGCAAGCATTCtcagtttcaaattttgtatgcTCGGTAACTTTTTCACATGAACAAAGTTCAGTTTTCAGAATTAAATCAGAGGCCGTTTTTCTAAATCCCACATTAATTGCTTTACATTCCACATTTACAAGAGGAAAATTTGTAAACAACTATGAcaaggaggaagaggaagaggaagaggaagaggaaaatGAAACTTACAAATGTTAAATTATTTGTAAACTTACAAGGAGGAAAAGGAAATGAGAGTCAAGTTAGTTTTCAAAACATTTGTAAAATATGGTGCTTTGTTTAAAAGTTAAAGTTTGATTTACTTTTCGAAgcatttgtaaaataatttaGCACAATAATAAGAATCATGGGAATGGATTTCAAGTTTTGATGCTCATATATTTCATTGTATGATAAACAACTATGACAATATGGTGCATTATTGAGAACACTGATTCTATGATGGAGAGGACTGATTCTATGATTAGGACTATCACTAGCTCTAACTGGCATGAGTTCGACCTATTCAACTTGATaaaagtatcattcaatcagtACACATGATTAGATTGGAAAAAGTTTGGGTTCAATATGAAACTCGATTTAAACATGAGTAGACCCTGGGTGTCATTTGGCTCGATCCAGTTAGAATCTGATCCATTAAAGGTTACATAAAAAGTGTATGTTTTGTATGTAATAATGCCTATATTCTGTTTAATAGTGAGTTTGAGCCAATTGTGAAATAGGCCTGAAATGGGCCAATTCAAACATGCTAATAGCATTATCCATGCCGTCACAACTGTCAACACATTACTGTGCACCTACTTTCCTCATTCTTTTATGTGCTGCATAATGCTAAAAGTAATTATCTCTATCTAACATTTTGTATTTGTTTAAACTGTCACAACTAACTCACCAGAGCTACAAATTGGACTAAGTTTAGCACAACAGTACTACAAGTTATTGACAGCGGCCATCTACAACAACAAAAATCACTAATGGCTCCTTGTCACGGAGTGAGGCTGGTGGTGGTGGCAGCCCATATTCAGAAACATAAACATTGGTATTCATCTTATTGCATTATGCAAAAAAGTACTTATTTTTATGTTTCCACTTTTCTaccatttttaaaaaatcatctCCTACAGGTTATTCACCATAGTAGCTACCTTACTCTTGGTTTAGCAACATTAGGAACTCCTGATGAAGATATTTTTGATGATATAAAAAACGTCGTGTAAAAGCTTAATAAATTAAAAGCTATAATCTATTTCTAGAATTAGAAGCACGTTATGGATAAATATATGCATTGGCATTGGCTTACACTAAAACTACAAACAAGAAGACCATTTCACACCTGCTACATTTTGATGCATCAGAATTAAGCAACAATCTTAGGCAAACAGTAGTTTTAGCAAGTAGTTAGTTTCTCTTACGTTCAAGCTTGGCGCTTGCTTATTGTTTATCTTCTGGATTATAAGAATATGACACCAAACCTTTACTTCTCCAAACAAGTTTTCATATTTTGTATTTGCTCTTAACTCTTCTAACCTTCTACAAGAATCAATGAAAATGCACAGATTCAATAATTCATCTAATTGAGTTGCTAATTCTGGTTAAGCATAAATTCACCGGCAAAAACTATTCTGCAAAAACTTGAGATGTATCCCCAAAATCTAAATTATAGAACTGAAATTTCAGAATAAAATGCAAGAATCAGACATGATGTCTGCTATAGGAAGCAGATTTTACACACCCTTGGAAGCTTTTGCCATTGCATCATCAACATCTATCTCGTCACTATCACTATCTGCAACAGCAGACTGAGTCTTGGAATTTTCCAGAACCTTGCAGTAAATCATCCAGATTCCACAGCTACAAGGGCTCAGACATGGAAACAGAGATGGCATGTCAGAACttatttttgttccaaaattcaaagaaagtttACTACATAGTTTGCCAAGTACATAAAGTAAAAAGAATCAATCCacacgagagagagagagagagagagagagaaaatgcAAGCACCTTTAATATCTGATCATGTGATATACTACCAAGAAACTTTCTATCATAAGAAAAAGctgcccccaaaaaaaaaaaaaaggttcgacAATCAATACATATAGGGCTGATGATTTAGCTTCAAGCAAAATATACAATGCAATTATGCAGAAAAGGCAATATACAAGAGCAAAAGAACTTTTACACAGAACAGCTGCTCAATAAGAGACGTAATTCTCTATCAGCTTGCATGACTGTATATGTGAGCAATTCAATCAGTTCTGCAGAATTCCAATAATAATTCAAGGAAAAGGAAATCACTATAGTTATACCAAGACGCTCAATAGGATATTCTGAATGCTCTGCAATTGGCTGAATTATTTTGTTTGGCAATATTCCAACCATGCTGAACACACAtaaaagaattttattcaataaaTGATAGATTTGACAAGCAGTATAGAATTATCAGAACACTACAAAAGTATAATCTCACCTGATAAGTCTATTCTCGGATCCAGTTATTACCCTATCTTCATCAAGCTTTGAGACATAATAATTGGATGGGAAAGAAGAAATCTTGTAAGCTTCAAGCAGGATAATCAACAGCTAAGTTCTGCTAAAAGTGAACACTTAAAACACATAGGCACGCACCTTTAACAGGGCATCA
Encoded proteins:
- the LOC113715851 gene encoding uncharacterized protein, whose amino-acid sequence is MTSECLINPLYLKLQLYGLKETTLIKVILDTYRYIQKKDTATAFNITMAAMTLFSIHYFFHLEKLDGIQHAFNLYTAEDYDRIVSAEIPDEAQNKHIFRMVKKHMMHGPCGEKKPDNNVEICSTIMAVKFVYKYIYKGHTRIHFQVNSDDGANIVDEIKEYQSARWVCAAEAMWRIYRFHLYEMQPDDFAKSLKCTYKEFPEHFVWYPSSKSWQPRKQKDSIVKLVAANPLEGERYFLKLLLLHVRAPTSYDDLKTVNGVHVTTFREAAVLRGYLESNNSQDECLQEAAVYHMPYSLRRLFATLLVYFTPSNPRSLWLKFEESLSEDYNRLPNITKNDIQFKVLHQISTFLESMSRNINSYGLVPRVLKFYDSNTDTRDTISETEIKVSEDDLVSITKLNLGQKVAFDTIMQALYIKGKGCFFIDGPGGTGKTFLYRALLAEVRSKGFIALATASCGVAASILPGGRTAHSRFKIPIDMNSVNMCKISKQSALAKLIQAAKLIIWDKAPMAHKTGIEGVDTLLKDLMGSFELFG
- the LOC113717310 gene encoding WD repeat-containing protein 55-like isoform X4 — its product is MSRFQYQDWLKIVYSWGFFKHCSDRFVDLFPNSVDALLKLDEDRVITGSENRLISMVGILPNKIIQPIAEHSEYPIERLAFSYDRKFLGSISHDQILKLWNLDDLLQGSGKFQDSVCCCR
- the LOC113717310 gene encoding WD repeat-containing protein 55-like isoform X7 translates to MSRFQYQDWLKIVYSWGFFKHCSDRFVDLFPNSVDALLKLDEDRVITGSENRLISMVGILPNKIIQPIAEHSEYPIERLAVESG
- the LOC113717310 gene encoding WD repeat-containing protein 55-like isoform X2, whose translation is MSRFQYQDWLKIVYSWGFFKHCSDRFVDLFPNSVDALLKLDEDRVITGSENRLISMVGILPNKIIQPIAEHSEYPIERLAFSYDRKFLGSISHDQILKVLAFSLSLSLSLSCGLILFTLCTWQTM
- the LOC113717310 gene encoding WD repeat-containing protein 55-like isoform X5, with the translated sequence MSRFQYQDWLKIVYSWGFFKHCSDRFVDLFPNSVDALLKLDEDRVITGSENRLISMVGILPNKIIQPIAEHSEYPIERLVMQADRELRLLLSSCSVFFL
- the LOC113717310 gene encoding WD repeat-containing protein 55-like isoform X1, giving the protein MSRFQYQDWLKIVYSWGFFKHCSDRFVDLFPNSVDALLKLDEDRVITGSENRLISMVGILPNKIIQPIAEHSEYPIERLGITIVISFSLNYYWNSAELIELLTYTVMQADRELRLLLSSCSVFFL
- the LOC113717310 gene encoding WD repeat-containing protein 55-like isoform X6, translated to MSRFQYQDWLKIVYSWGFFKHCSDRFVDLFPNSVDALLKLDEDRVITGSENRLISMVGILPNKIIQPIAEHSEYPIERLVMQADRELRLLLSSCSV
- the LOC113717310 gene encoding WD repeat-containing protein 55-like isoform X3 codes for the protein MSRFQYQDWLKIVYSWGFFKHCSDRFVDLFPNSVDALLKLDEDRVITGSENRLISMVGILPNKIIQPIAEHSEYPIERLGITIVISFSLNYYWNSAELIELLTYTVMQADRELRLLLSSCSV